The Paenibacillus uliginis N3/975 genome has a window encoding:
- the trxA gene encoding thioredoxin: MTICHSTDTTFESDLKNEGFTLVNFWAPWCGPCRAFAPILERFDQEYSKVVRVLKINVDEQPSTAAHYGIMSLPTTILFKNGEPIDKIVGAVHIDNLKQFISDKNN; the protein is encoded by the coding sequence ATGACTATTTGTCACTCTACGGATACAACCTTTGAAAGTGATTTGAAAAATGAAGGTTTTACATTAGTTAATTTTTGGGCGCCTTGGTGCGGACCTTGCCGCGCTTTTGCACCTATACTCGAGAGGTTCGATCAGGAGTATAGCAAAGTAGTGAGGGTGCTAAAAATCAATGTAGACGAACAACCAAGTACTGCCGCTCATTATGGGATTATGAGCCTTCCAACTACGATTCTTTTTAAAAATGGTGAGCCGATCGATAAAATTGTTGGAGCTGTTCATATTGATAATTTAAAACAGTTCATATCAGATAAAAATAATTAA
- a CDS encoding MFS transporter, which produces MKKLDKTAQPNSFIILILFFAGLVIMSSFYVTIPLIPVLSQDFSVSEGETVWISSMFTLCFAIGCLLFGPLSDRFGRKKIMLWGLVALTIVTIFLGFQSSLSSVILFRGIQGLTAATFSPVVLPYVMELFPQNKRVFAVSCMSASFLMAGIIGQVYSSFVTSHLGWQYVFIILAAIYFLLTLLMLFFIPNLPPNGIRVSNAFNQMRKTLAQRSLWFAYVIALVMLLSFVGMYTALGEFLSSSLFGFTNQQILYVRSVGILGMLMSLFASSLIKRYSVIPILRSAIILSAIGLILLGFGANMVFIIVMSVVFVSGIAIAIPSLVSLVGELGGASRGAAISIYTVVVNLGATIGPILAIQLLRTGNYVLTFSILACCLLLGFLSTFFVKRVSPVVDNLVTDQEKSIAPF; this is translated from the coding sequence ATGAAGAAGTTAGACAAAACAGCACAACCTAATTCTTTCATTATTTTGATATTGTTTTTTGCGGGATTGGTAATTATGTCAAGCTTTTATGTTACAATCCCTTTAATCCCCGTGCTTTCACAGGATTTTTCGGTTTCAGAAGGGGAAACTGTATGGATAAGCAGCATGTTTACGCTTTGTTTTGCTATTGGATGCTTACTGTTTGGACCATTATCAGATCGTTTTGGCCGAAAAAAAATCATGCTTTGGGGATTAGTTGCGTTAACGATTGTTACTATCTTTCTAGGGTTTCAAAGCAGTTTATCCTCAGTTATTCTTTTCAGAGGAATACAAGGCTTGACTGCAGCTACTTTCTCTCCCGTAGTGCTTCCCTATGTGATGGAATTGTTCCCGCAAAATAAAAGGGTATTTGCAGTTAGTTGCATGAGTGCAAGTTTTCTGATGGCTGGAATTATCGGGCAAGTGTACAGTAGCTTCGTCACTTCTCATCTAGGTTGGCAGTATGTGTTCATCATTTTGGCAGCGATTTATTTTTTATTAACACTACTAATGTTATTCTTTATACCAAACCTCCCGCCGAACGGCATTCGTGTATCGAATGCATTTAATCAAATGAGAAAGACACTGGCACAAAGGTCACTATGGTTTGCTTATGTAATCGCATTAGTCATGCTGCTTTCTTTTGTGGGCATGTACACTGCATTGGGGGAATTTTTAAGCAGTTCTCTTTTCGGGTTCACAAATCAACAGATTTTATATGTGCGTTCAGTAGGGATTTTAGGGATGCTAATGTCTCTTTTTGCTAGCAGTCTGATTAAGCGATATAGCGTGATACCGATACTTAGAAGCGCAATAATCCTATCTGCTATCGGATTGATCCTCTTAGGATTTGGTGCAAACATGGTGTTTATTATTGTCATGAGCGTCGTATTTGTATCCGGCATTGCAATCGCCATCCCTTCATTGGTTTCACTGGTCGGTGAACTAGGGGGAGCTTCAAGAGGTGCGGCGATTTCTATTTATACGGTTGTAGTGAATTTAGGTGCTACCATTGGACCAATCCTAGCCATTCAGCTGCTCCGAACGGGTAATTATGTCCTCACTTTCTCAATCTTGGCATGCTGCTTACTGTTGGGATTCCTATCTACATTTTTTGTTAAACGTGTATCACCAGTAGTTGATAATCTTGTTACAGATCAGGAGAAATCTATAGCACCATTTTGA
- a CDS encoding GNAT family N-acetyltransferase, protein MTNQPNQVRSMPLFSQTITDFWREQFLNGDVLYSDEVFTVAINPDLDENSRVMVLETTDDRVMAVLTPAMADKVGLYHRQDLSEEIFRRKLNEAGVTLHGADYLFYFSEADKNVLLQENLEGDLRRLTEQDDAVFSEFQSSASEHDLDDAYVELDHWAVFGSFEQNRLVSASSVYPWEDNAQIADLGVLTLTPFRGKGHARKVVRLICKYAYDQGYEPQYRCQLDNHASTSLAKAAGLTLFGKWDVISPDSTD, encoded by the coding sequence ATGACAAATCAACCAAATCAAGTAAGAAGTATGCCTTTATTTTCACAAACGATAACTGACTTTTGGCGGGAGCAATTTTTGAACGGAGACGTCCTCTATAGCGATGAAGTCTTTACTGTCGCCATCAACCCAGACCTGGACGAAAACAGTCGGGTCATGGTACTGGAAACAACCGATGACCGGGTTATGGCGGTCCTGACGCCTGCGATGGCCGATAAGGTAGGCCTTTATCATCGACAAGATCTGTCTGAGGAGATCTTTCGCCGGAAATTGAATGAAGCGGGAGTCACTCTGCATGGCGCAGATTATCTTTTTTATTTTTCAGAAGCCGATAAGAACGTATTGCTGCAAGAAAATCTGGAAGGTGACTTGCGCCGGTTAACAGAGCAAGATGATGCGGTTTTCTCCGAGTTCCAGTCCTCCGCCTCGGAACATGACTTGGATGACGCTTATGTGGAGTTGGATCACTGGGCGGTGTTCGGCTCTTTTGAGCAAAACCGCCTGGTCAGTGCCTCCAGCGTGTATCCCTGGGAGGACAATGCGCAAATTGCGGATCTCGGTGTACTGACTCTGACGCCCTTTAGAGGAAAAGGTCACGCCCGTAAAGTGGTGCGTTTAATCTGCAAGTATGCCTATGATCAGGGATACGAACCCCAGTACCGATGCCAGCTCGATAACCATGCGTCCACTTCGCTGGCTAAAGCGGCGGGTTTGACGCTGTTTGGAAAGTGGGATGTGATTTCTCCCGACTCCACTGATTGA
- a CDS encoding GrpB family protein, with protein sequence MNIIVVEYDPNWKNEYLKEEHAIKEILQDELVNSFHVGSTSVPNLRAKPIIDILLVVIDLNELDTYSVQFEDLGYEVMGEFGIKGRRYFRKGGDNRTHQIHAFQYDNIQEIERHLSFRDYLRQSPEICKEYGELKSKLAHQYPTDIDGYGDGKDEFVKKIEEEALKWHWTIR encoded by the coding sequence ATGAATATCATTGTTGTAGAATATGATCCAAATTGGAAAAATGAATATCTAAAAGAAGAACATGCAATAAAGGAGATTCTTCAAGATGAATTAGTGAACAGTTTTCATGTTGGGAGTACTTCTGTTCCAAATTTAAGAGCAAAACCGATCATTGACATACTGCTTGTAGTTATTGACCTCAATGAATTAGATACTTACTCTGTACAATTTGAAGATCTTGGATATGAGGTTATGGGTGAATTTGGAATTAAAGGAAGGAGATACTTCCGTAAGGGTGGAGACAATCGCACTCATCAAATTCATGCTTTCCAGTATGATAATATTCAAGAAATCGAAAGGCACCTATCTTTCAGAGACTATCTTCGCCAAAGCCCAGAAATATGTAAGGAATACGGAGAATTAAAAAGTAAGCTTGCACACCAATATCCAACTGACATTGATGGCTATGGTGACGGTAAAGATGAGTTTGTCAAAAAAATAGAAGAAGAAGCTCTCAAATGGCATTGGACTATCCGCTGA
- a CDS encoding VOC family protein: MSEHERTLRYYGNLGFSCDESFGFVHRDGFEIIIHETKNTSDIRPNYPSHGQDALDIFSMVNGVESLYEEFKSKGAEFRYQLRITEYGMKEFAIQDPDGYSIGFGESLND; the protein is encoded by the coding sequence GTGTCAGAACATGAAAGAACTTTAAGATACTATGGAAATCTAGGGTTCTCATGCGATGAATCATTTGGTTTTGTGCATCGGGATGGCTTCGAAATAATTATTCATGAAACAAAGAACACAAGTGATATTAGACCAAATTATCCAAGCCACGGCCAAGATGCTCTTGATATATTCTCAATGGTTAATGGAGTAGAGAGCTTATATGAAGAGTTTAAGTCTAAAGGAGCAGAATTTCGATATCAACTTCGTATTACTGAATATGGCATGAAGGAATTTGCAATTCAAGATCCAGATGGATATTCAATAGGATTTGGAGAATCATTAAACGACTAA
- a CDS encoding class I SAM-dependent methyltransferase, which yields MVGDTMLSEHDNLEEYRDPVNYDLEFGGEIEKYNFYLELAKSNPGEVLELACGTGLTTIPLSQSGINITGVDISSTMLEYARIKAKDLSAIFLEGDARTFKSEKRFSMIYLTGNAFQAFLSDEDQSCLLKTVYMHLKPNGIFAFETRNPMGADLSSEEETTWGEFIDMDGFLVKVSGTQSYDERNHIMHWVTFRDWGYKKSTSRIACRFTDNNTLKSMLTSHGFCIENQYSDWDNTPFTTLSSSIITVCRKKEQK from the coding sequence ATGGTGGGTGATACTATGCTAAGCGAGCACGATAATCTTGAAGAATATCGAGACCCCGTAAATTATGATCTAGAATTTGGTGGTGAGATTGAAAAATATAATTTTTATCTTGAACTTGCTAAATCGAACCCAGGAGAAGTTCTAGAGCTTGCATGTGGTACAGGATTAACAACAATACCTTTATCACAGTCTGGTATAAATATTACTGGTGTTGATATTTCTTCAACAATGCTTGAATATGCGCGGATTAAAGCAAAAGATTTGTCTGCAATTTTTCTTGAAGGGGATGCTCGGACATTTAAATCGGAGAAGCGTTTTTCCATGATTTATTTAACAGGAAATGCATTTCAAGCATTTCTGAGTGATGAAGATCAAAGTTGCTTGCTCAAAACCGTTTATATGCATTTAAAACCTAATGGGATATTTGCCTTTGAAACACGTAACCCTATGGGAGCTGACTTATCAAGCGAAGAAGAAACAACTTGGGGAGAATTTATCGATATGGATGGATTTCTCGTGAAGGTATCTGGAACGCAATCTTATGATGAAAGAAATCATATCATGCACTGGGTTACTTTCCGTGATTGGGGATATAAGAAATCTACTTCCCGAATTGCATGTCGTTTTACTGATAATAATACTCTTAAGTCTATGTTAACAAGCCACGGATTCTGTATTGAAAACCAATATTCAGACTGGGATAATACTCCGTTTACTACTTTATCCTCATCCATTATTACCGTTTGTAGGAAGAAGGAACAAAAATGA
- a CDS encoding GNAT family N-acetyltransferase — protein MMNDREFDKVFAIMKVSFPDSERRTYAGQKELLADPHYRLITETDGNNKMIAFLAVWEFPLFRFVEHIAVDSAIRGSGLGGKLMTLYIEKSVKPIL, from the coding sequence ATGATGAACGACAGAGAGTTTGATAAGGTTTTCGCGATAATGAAGGTATCATTTCCTGATAGTGAGCGGAGAACTTATGCCGGACAGAAGGAGTTGCTGGCCGATCCGCATTACCGTCTCATTACGGAAACGGATGGTAATAACAAAATGATTGCTTTTTTGGCCGTATGGGAATTTCCTTTGTTCCGGTTTGTGGAACATATCGCAGTCGATTCAGCCATAAGAGGAAGCGGTCTTGGAGGAAAATTAATGACTCTGTATATCGAAAAGTCCGTAAAGCCAATTTTATAG
- a CDS encoding NAD(P)H-dependent oxidoreductase yields MKSNILVINGHPDPESFCSALSQAYMKGASANKAQVRSIDLSKIQFDPNLKFGYRKRTELEEDLRDAQELIRWADHLVFVYPTWWGAMPAILKGFIDRVFLPGFAYKYRENSPAVDKLLSGKSSRLIVTADTPFWYNKLAYKNAEYNVMKRNILKFCGVSPVRVTEIGPIRGSSDKARAEWLAKVNQLGAQLA; encoded by the coding sequence ATGAAATCGAATATTCTCGTTATTAACGGACATCCCGACCCAGAGAGCTTCTGTTCGGCCTTATCCCAAGCTTATATGAAGGGGGCTTCGGCCAACAAAGCCCAGGTTCGCTCTATTGATTTGAGCAAGATCCAATTTGACCCGAACCTAAAGTTTGGCTACCGTAAAAGAACAGAATTAGAGGAAGATCTGAGAGATGCGCAAGAGCTAATCCGCTGGGCGGATCACCTTGTATTTGTTTATCCTACATGGTGGGGTGCAATGCCGGCCATCCTGAAAGGATTTATCGATCGAGTCTTTCTCCCCGGCTTTGCTTACAAATACCGGGAAAATTCTCCTGCAGTGGACAAGCTTTTATCCGGTAAGTCCTCGCGTTTGATCGTCACTGCCGATACTCCGTTCTGGTACAATAAGTTGGCATATAAGAATGCAGAATACAATGTGATGAAACGCAACATATTGAAATTTTGTGGAGTATCTCCTGTACGTGTTACTGAGATTGGTCCGATCCGAGGATCTTCGGATAAAGCGCGAGCTGAGTGGCTAGCCAAAGTGAATCAGCTTGGGGCGCAATTAGCTTGA
- a CDS encoding Rrf2 family transcriptional regulator: MRFTKATNYALHTMLALLDASPVKPIGVQQLAELQGVSPTYLSKILTRLVKAGMIESVSGVNGGYRLSRKKDDITFLDIIHAIEGTASLFECDFVHGDECSIQAVMKEAEEKMESHLKNTKLTDLVQKQTQF; this comes from the coding sequence GTGAGATTTACAAAAGCAACAAATTATGCTTTGCACACTATGCTCGCGCTCCTTGACGCTTCTCCGGTTAAGCCGATTGGTGTTCAGCAGTTAGCAGAATTACAAGGTGTTTCACCAACCTATTTATCCAAAATTTTAACAAGGCTCGTGAAAGCAGGGATGATCGAGTCTGTTTCCGGAGTCAACGGAGGATATCGCTTATCTCGCAAAAAAGACGACATTACATTTTTGGATATTATTCACGCTATTGAGGGCACCGCATCCTTATTTGAATGTGATTTTGTCCACGGCGACGAATGCTCGATTCAAGCTGTAATGAAGGAAGCAGAAGAGAAAATGGAAAGCCATCTTAAAAACACGAAGTTGACGGATCTGGTCCAAAAGCAAACGCAGTTTTAA
- a CDS encoding AAA family ATPase, producing MKSAPIVIISGPPGSGKSSVARRLAENSAYERAIHMHTDDFYQYVRKGYISTWLPEAREQNVVILEAFTASATRYALGGYEVIVDGIIGPWFLDPWIKAVQDGFDVRFVILRPNEQTTVARAAERQGPGALVNAEVVGKMWNYFANLGRYESHVIDTTTQNIDESVTAIKKSIDDEAMRLS from the coding sequence TTGAAATCTGCACCCATAGTGATCATTTCGGGTCCACCAGGATCGGGCAAGAGCAGTGTAGCACGAAGGCTGGCTGAAAATTCAGCGTACGAGCGTGCAATTCATATGCATACCGATGACTTTTATCAGTACGTCCGTAAAGGTTATATTTCAACTTGGTTACCTGAAGCTCGAGAGCAGAACGTTGTAATTCTCGAAGCGTTTACAGCAAGTGCCACCAGATATGCCTTGGGTGGCTATGAGGTAATTGTAGATGGGATTATCGGTCCATGGTTTCTAGATCCATGGATTAAGGCGGTTCAAGACGGATTTGATGTACGATTCGTTATCCTACGCCCCAACGAGCAGACGACAGTTGCACGAGCAGCAGAACGACAAGGACCTGGGGCTTTGGTGAACGCCGAGGTTGTAGGGAAGATGTGGAATTACTTTGCAAATTTAGGGCGATATGAGTCGCATGTAATAGACACGACCACGCAGAACATTGACGAGAGTGTCACCGCTATTAAGAAGTCCATCGATGATGAGGCTATGCGACTATCTTAA
- a CDS encoding AraC family transcriptional regulator, whose amino-acid sequence MVYPIMKTIVHKGYEIEKYFKYASFDRSLLQNTEARITEEELERLMIAAANYTQDNHFGVHQGQIIELADMGILGYVMLHSKTIVDALTAYQRYNVILCNVFNLDWEVEGDDVLIRFFLQHPVQTSRHVVEEMASSLYHKINKLSNQHIPLHEIRFTHGAPADTWPYMAVFGKVPRFGGKDNVLRMSKEVLKYPILYSDARLLGVFENMARETKDELTQASTFSDRVVQWMKECVPSFFPTLQQTAEYFKISTRTLQHKLKAEQTSYNELSVKVRKELAMIYLQKREYSIGDIAYLLYFSEPSAFQSAFKKWTGLSPGQYRTKARNRIVP is encoded by the coding sequence ATGGTATATCCGATTATGAAGACTATTGTTCATAAAGGATATGAAATAGAGAAATATTTCAAGTATGCTTCGTTTGACCGTAGTTTATTACAGAATACAGAGGCTCGTATTACCGAAGAGGAATTGGAGCGATTGATGATTGCCGCCGCGAATTACACACAGGACAATCATTTTGGCGTGCATCAAGGACAGATCATAGAGCTTGCCGACATGGGCATTCTCGGTTATGTGATGCTTCATTCTAAAACCATTGTCGATGCGCTTACCGCTTATCAGAGATACAATGTGATTCTGTGCAACGTATTCAACCTGGATTGGGAAGTGGAGGGGGACGATGTCCTTATCCGGTTTTTTTTGCAGCATCCCGTTCAAACATCGCGTCATGTCGTAGAGGAGATGGCAAGTTCGCTGTATCATAAGATCAACAAGCTTAGCAACCAACACATCCCGTTGCATGAAATTCGATTTACACATGGCGCACCGGCGGATACATGGCCCTATATGGCGGTTTTCGGGAAAGTGCCCCGCTTTGGCGGGAAAGATAATGTTCTGCGTATGAGTAAGGAAGTGCTGAAATATCCGATTCTGTACTCTGATGCAAGACTGCTGGGAGTATTCGAGAATATGGCACGGGAAACCAAGGATGAGCTGACCCAGGCAAGTACGTTTTCAGACCGGGTAGTTCAGTGGATGAAAGAATGTGTTCCTTCCTTTTTTCCGACCTTACAGCAAACTGCGGAATATTTCAAAATAAGCACAAGAACACTTCAACATAAGTTGAAGGCCGAGCAAACTTCCTATAATGAGCTATCTGTAAAGGTACGCAAGGAATTGGCCATGATTTATTTGCAAAAAAGAGAGTATTCCATCGGCGATATTGCCTATTTGCTGTATTTTTCCGAGCCTAGCGCATTTCAAAGCGCTTTTAAGAAGTGGACGGGTTTATCTCCGGGACAGTATCGAACCAAAGCGCGTAACAGGATAGTTCCCTAA
- a CDS encoding SDR family NAD(P)-dependent oxidoreductase, with translation MSKNFIIFGASHGLGDAFVKGLPTKGDTVWVVSRTRPSSLDINDGVNRKWLTIDLSSQQQIPSLKETLKDIAIDVLIYNVGVWEKRGFEDDYTFDKDEVGDISNIININLTSTITYIQALLPNLRQANNGKIILIGSTAGLDHTNNAQVSFVTSKFGLRGITNAMREHVRKDKISVTCINPGELAAEVPYEEGAEKAITLYEGTRIPVQDIVAIVQCVINLSPVSCVKEINIPAITDLNA, from the coding sequence ATGAGTAAGAACTTTATTATATTTGGAGCAAGCCATGGGCTAGGCGATGCATTTGTAAAAGGCTTACCCACCAAGGGAGATACAGTATGGGTGGTGTCACGCACACGACCAAGTAGTTTAGATATAAATGATGGCGTAAATCGTAAATGGCTCACCATTGATTTATCTAGTCAACAACAAATTCCTTCTTTAAAAGAAACTTTAAAAGACATTGCTATTGATGTATTAATTTATAATGTCGGAGTATGGGAAAAGCGTGGTTTTGAAGATGACTATACGTTTGATAAGGATGAAGTTGGAGATATTTCGAACATAATTAATATTAATTTAACTTCCACTATTACTTATATTCAGGCGCTTTTACCTAATTTAAGACAGGCGAATAACGGAAAGATTATTTTAATTGGTTCAACAGCAGGTTTAGATCATACGAATAATGCACAAGTTTCGTTTGTCACATCTAAATTTGGATTGCGTGGTATTACAAATGCTATGCGTGAGCACGTGAGAAAAGATAAGATCTCTGTAACGTGTATTAATCCAGGAGAGCTTGCTGCTGAAGTCCCTTATGAAGAAGGTGCAGAAAAGGCAATTACGTTGTATGAAGGTACACGTATTCCTGTACAAGACATTGTAGCCATTGTCCAATGCGTTATTAATTTATCGCCTGTTTCATGTGTGAAGGAAATAAATATTCCTGCCATAACAGACTTAAATGCATGA
- a CDS encoding NAD(P)/FAD-dependent oxidoreductase — protein sequence MIYECAIIGGGPAGLNAALILGRARRSVAIIDNNRPRNAVTHASHGFITRDGVTPAEFRRIALEEVKSYPLVDHLQNEVVSVDTTQFGFELVDSAGLHFKARKLILATGVKEIYPDIEGFYPLYGKSMFNCPYCDGWELQDQPLVVVSENPNLFHTAKLLLNWSKDLVVCTNGKASLPDEHKKQLQSKDIVVMEQPIAAFIGQNGQLEHVRFADGTQIPRVGGFVTPKFVQSVPFAERLGCGMTASGGIKTDGKGRSAIPGLYIAGDTSYVAPSQVVFAAADGSQTAMSVNMDLTEEDFTNRGSSPTGQL from the coding sequence ATGATTTACGAATGCGCCATTATTGGTGGAGGACCGGCCGGGTTGAATGCAGCCCTCATCCTTGGAAGGGCAAGGAGAAGCGTGGCAATCATTGACAACAATCGACCCAGAAATGCCGTTACACATGCGTCTCACGGCTTTATTACGAGAGACGGCGTAACTCCGGCCGAGTTCCGCAGAATTGCTCTTGAGGAGGTTAAAAGCTATCCGTTAGTCGATCATCTTCAAAACGAAGTTGTTTCCGTTGACACTACCCAATTCGGATTTGAGTTAGTTGATTCTGCTGGCCTCCACTTTAAAGCGCGAAAACTGATCTTGGCAACAGGCGTAAAGGAGATATATCCAGATATTGAAGGCTTTTATCCGCTTTACGGGAAAAGCATGTTCAATTGTCCCTATTGCGACGGCTGGGAGCTTCAAGATCAACCGCTTGTTGTTGTTTCCGAAAATCCAAACCTATTTCATACGGCCAAACTGCTTCTCAATTGGAGCAAGGATTTGGTTGTCTGTACGAACGGCAAGGCGTCTCTGCCAGATGAGCATAAAAAGCAGCTTCAATCAAAGGATATTGTGGTAATGGAGCAACCTATTGCAGCTTTCATTGGCCAGAATGGGCAGCTTGAACATGTTCGCTTTGCAGACGGAACTCAAATTCCGAGGGTTGGCGGCTTCGTGACTCCTAAATTTGTGCAAAGCGTTCCGTTCGCAGAACGATTAGGCTGTGGAATGACGGCCTCGGGCGGGATTAAAACAGACGGAAAGGGGAGGTCCGCAATACCTGGTTTATATATCGCCGGAGATACTTCGTACGTGGCTCCTTCCCAAGTGGTTTTTGCTGCAGCGGACGGCAGCCAAACTGCTATGAGCGTAAATATGGATTTGACGGAGGAAGATTTTACAAATCGTGGGAGTTCACCTACGGGACAATTGTAG
- a CDS encoding GNAT family N-acetyltransferase has product MATISDADALSRLNLEFNGGDKRPVSEIIKCLNSNNELVAVATLMDEVIGFGCAQSFKSFCYIGAYGEITEMYVKESARRNGVATSLISFLENQLHSRGVKTVKILTGRDNKSAIKAYELSGYVKDDEVMLKKKL; this is encoded by the coding sequence TTGGCAACGATAAGTGATGCAGATGCATTGTCTAGACTAAATCTTGAGTTCAATGGTGGAGACAAGCGTCCTGTGTCAGAAATAATCAAGTGCTTGAATAGCAACAATGAATTGGTTGCCGTGGCTACCTTAATGGACGAAGTTATTGGCTTTGGCTGTGCTCAAAGTTTTAAATCGTTTTGTTACATTGGAGCTTATGGTGAAATTACTGAAATGTATGTTAAGGAATCTGCTCGAAGGAACGGTGTTGCTACTTCTCTGATTTCCTTTCTGGAAAATCAACTTCATTCCCGTGGCGTCAAAACAGTTAAGATTTTGACAGGAAGAGATAACAAGTCAGCCATTAAAGCTTATGAACTAAGTGGCTATGTTAAGGATGATGAAGTAATGCTAAAGAAAAAGCTTTAA
- a CDS encoding phosphotransferase family protein, protein MEAVANTIFEDIQYVINDENSQTLIHNDLNPGNVLVHNNTDVIFIDWEEARYGSLFLDIPLRCGTSEQIEEYRELLAAKSIEFPDDHFNHMYAIASRYLGLRYMSWNLGAWTSNLHAKDDLKKYLDMVVGTSLS, encoded by the coding sequence GTGGAAGCTGTGGCTAATACGATTTTCGAGGATATACAATACGTAATAAATGACGAGAACAGCCAAACATTAATTCATAACGACCTTAATCCAGGAAATGTGTTGGTACATAACAATACCGATGTAATATTTATTGATTGGGAAGAAGCTAGGTATGGGTCTTTATTTCTAGATATCCCTTTGCGTTGTGGAACCTCGGAACAAATTGAGGAGTATAGGGAGTTATTGGCTGCTAAAAGCATAGAATTTCCTGATGATCATTTCAATCATATGTATGCAATCGCCTCTCGCTACCTAGGACTTAGATATATGAGTTGGAATTTAGGGGCTTGGACTAGTAATTTACACGCCAAAGATGACTTAAAGAAATACTTGGACATGGTAGTGGGAACTTCGCTAAGCTAA